In Moorella sp. Hama-1, a single genomic region encodes these proteins:
- a CDS encoding CHC2 zinc finger domain-containing protein: protein MRSQNEVFSALAIRLKGLRRQKGSDYIACCPCHEDKNPSLCPG, encoded by the coding sequence ATGAGGTCTCAAAACGAGGTGTTCAGCGCCCTGGCCATAAGGCTAAAGGGTTTAAGGCGCCAGAAGGGCAGCGACTATATCGCCTGCTGCCCGTGCCATGAGGACAAAAACCCCTCACTGTGCCCCGGGTAA
- a CDS encoding type II toxin-antitoxin system HicA family toxin: MTRLPRIGGKEVVAALKRAGFVVVNIEGSHYQLYRPGKGLVTVPVHAKETLPPKTLKSILRQAGLTVEELIELL, translated from the coding sequence GTGACCAGGCTACCACGTATCGGAGGCAAAGAAGTTGTAGCTGCCCTAAAAAGAGCAGGGTTTGTAGTGGTAAATATTGAGGGCAGCCATTACCAACTGTATCGCCCTGGAAAAGGGCTCGTTACTGTTCCTGTCCACGCTAAAGAGACATTACCGCCCAAGACCCTTAAAAGTATCCTGAGGCAGGCAGGGCTTACAGTCGAGGAATTAATTGAGCTGCTTTAG
- a CDS encoding type II toxin-antitoxin system HicB family antitoxin, with protein sequence MQRGFKVILEWDREANAYHVSVPALPGCFTYGHTRVVALERAQEAIRGHIKGLKLIGEPVPEGDVDIDEIMVNIP encoded by the coding sequence ATGCAACGTGGGTTTAAGGTCATCCTGGAGTGGGACAGGGAGGCCAATGCCTATCATGTATCCGTGCCGGCACTACCGGGGTGCTTTACCTATGGTCACACCAGAGTGGTAGCGCTAGAGAGGGCGCAGGAGGCCATCCGGGGCCATATCAAGGGCCTGAAGCTGATTGGTGAGCCCGTGCCGGAAGGAGATGTGGATATTGACGAAATAATGGTGAACATCCCGTGA
- a CDS encoding tyrosine-type recombinase/integrase, with the protein MADAVDSPRVTRQEMVPLTEEELDRLFAAVKETYLYIPTCIVVATGLRLGEVLGLRWQDVDLERGIITVRQSQQIKRKREGDRITYQLADGPPKSKTAGVVWTYRPP; encoded by the coding sequence GTGGCCGACGCGGTAGACTCTCCAAGGGTGACCCGGCAGGAGATGGTGCCGCTTACCGAGGAGGAGCTTGATCGCCTATTTGCGGCGGTAAAGGAGACCTACCTGTACATCCCCACCTGCATAGTCGTGGCCACGGGCCTGCGGCTGGGAGAAGTGCTGGGTCTGCGTTGGCAGGACGTGGATCTGGAGCGTGGCATTATCACGGTGAGGCAGTCCCAGCAGATCAAGCGCAAGCGGGAGGGAGACCGCATTACCTACCAGTTAGCCGATGGCCCGCCCAAAAGCAAGACAGCAGGCGTAGTGTGGACATATCGCCCGCCCTAG
- a CDS encoding tyrosine-type recombinase/integrase, translating to MDISPALVELLKRHKLEQKKEKIAFGPGYEDSGLVCCLQDGRPIRNESFDSYFLSVARRAGLEVSFHDLRHCHASWLVRMGESLKVVSARLGHSGIGITADYNAHLFPDAQKKRPGRSIPSWPTS from the coding sequence GTGGACATATCGCCCGCCCTAGTGGAACTTTTGAAGAGGCACAAGCTGGAGCAAAAAAAAGAAAAGATTGCCTTTGGTCCCGGTTATGAGGACAGTGGCCTGGTGTGCTGCCTTCAGGACGGCAGGCCAATAAGAAACGAAAGCTTCGACTCCTACTTCCTTAGCGTGGCAAGGCGGGCCGGGCTTGAAGTTTCCTTCCACGACTTGCGCCACTGTCATGCCTCGTGGCTCGTCCGCATGGGCGAAAGCCTTAAGGTGGTCTCCGCCCGTCTGGGGCACAGCGGCATTGGTATAACCGCCGACTACAACGCCCACCTGTTCCCCGACGCCCAAAAGAAGCGGCCAGGAAGATCGATTCCCTCCTGGCCAACAAGCTGA
- a CDS encoding TerC family protein, with protein MSFLWAILSITIIDLALSGDNAAVIGLAIKNLPLQQRKIAAFIGAGGAIVLRVTLTAVATLLLRIPYLNAIGGIILIWITWKLLNGEDSEENVKASNKFWSAVGTIIVADLSMAFDNIMGVAGAAHGHVGLMIFGLAVSIPILVLGASWLATMMNRYPIIIYIGGAVLAHTSLAMIFADHGLGLPNYTGELAATLIPWALAAAVFIWGWLQVRKTGAGHAEKMV; from the coding sequence TTGAGCTTTTTGTGGGCTATTCTATCTATTACCATTATCGATCTGGCCCTGTCGGGGGATAACGCCGCCGTTATCGGGCTGGCCATTAAAAACCTGCCCCTGCAACAAAGAAAAATAGCGGCCTTCATCGGTGCCGGCGGGGCTATCGTCCTCCGGGTCACCCTCACGGCCGTGGCCACCCTGCTGCTCCGCATCCCCTATTTAAACGCCATCGGCGGCATCATTCTTATCTGGATCACCTGGAAGCTTCTTAACGGCGAAGATAGCGAAGAAAATGTTAAAGCCAGCAATAAGTTCTGGTCGGCCGTCGGTACCATTATCGTCGCCGACCTCTCTATGGCCTTTGATAACATTATGGGTGTGGCCGGTGCCGCCCACGGGCACGTTGGTTTAATGATCTTCGGCCTGGCAGTTAGCATCCCCATCCTGGTCCTGGGGGCCAGCTGGCTGGCGACTATGATGAATCGTTATCCAATTATTATTTACATCGGTGGTGCCGTCCTGGCCCATACTTCCCTGGCTATGATCTTTGCGGACCACGGCCTGGGGTTACCCAACTATACCGGTGAACTGGCGGCTACCCTGATCCCCTGGGCCCTGGCGGCAGCCGTTTTCATCTGGGGCTGGTTGCAGGTCCGAAAAACGGGCGCCGGACACGCTGAAAAGATGGTTTGA
- a CDS encoding long-chain-fatty-acid--CoA ligase, which translates to MSVASFLRNGARRFPAKVALYFGEERITYSQLDREVDSLARGLLDLGLQHQQRVAVLLGNCPDFFRAYFAITRAGGTVIPLNPLFKGVEIKYILNDGQVAILITTRSFLPVIEGVWSQISSLQKVIVIGGETEGEVVTWDDLLARPAEPVVVEIKEDDIAACLYTSGTTGKPKGAMLSHGNLVFDTLATAEHIEVGPEENHLCVLPLFHAFAQTVCMLLPIYTGASITIMAQFRPDSVLKEIGAKGVTLFAGVPAMYAAILSTITDPRAFDLSSLRLCFSGGAPMPVEIMRLFEEQYGITVIEGNGPTETSPVAYANPLHGVRKPGSVGLPLKGVRVKIVDDNDQELPVDTVGEICVQGPNVMQGYLNQPEATAEAMKGGWFHTGDLGKIDADGYVYIVDRKKDMLIIGGLNVYPREVEECLYQHPAVAEAAVIGVRDALRGEIPKAFIVLRPGRKATPREFITFCRERLANYKCPRQVALVESLPKTVTGKIDKKQLREANSMGLTGE; encoded by the coding sequence GTGTCGGTAGCTTCGTTTCTACGTAATGGGGCCAGGCGTTTCCCTGCTAAGGTGGCCCTTTATTTTGGTGAAGAAAGGATCACTTACAGCCAGCTGGACCGGGAGGTGGACAGCCTGGCCCGGGGCCTCCTGGACCTGGGGCTACAACACCAGCAAAGGGTAGCCGTTCTCCTGGGCAACTGCCCCGACTTTTTCCGGGCCTATTTTGCCATTACCCGGGCCGGTGGGACGGTAATTCCTTTGAACCCCCTGTTCAAGGGTGTAGAGATCAAGTATATCTTAAACGACGGGCAGGTGGCCATACTGATTACCACCCGGTCCTTCCTGCCGGTCATTGAGGGCGTCTGGAGCCAGATTTCCAGCCTGCAGAAAGTAATTGTCATCGGCGGGGAGACGGAAGGAGAAGTCGTCACCTGGGATGACCTCCTGGCCCGGCCGGCTGAACCTGTCGTAGTGGAGATAAAAGAAGATGATATCGCCGCCTGCCTGTATACCTCTGGTACAACCGGCAAACCCAAGGGGGCCATGCTCTCCCACGGCAACCTGGTATTTGATACCCTGGCTACTGCCGAGCATATCGAAGTGGGCCCGGAAGAAAACCATCTCTGTGTCCTGCCCCTTTTCCATGCCTTTGCCCAGACGGTCTGCATGCTGCTGCCCATTTATACCGGGGCCAGTATTACCATCATGGCCCAGTTCCGGCCCGACAGCGTCTTAAAGGAGATCGGCGCCAAAGGAGTGACCCTCTTCGCCGGGGTACCGGCCATGTATGCTGCCATCCTCTCGACGATAACCGATCCCCGGGCCTTTGATTTGTCTTCCCTGCGCCTGTGCTTTTCTGGCGGCGCGCCAATGCCGGTGGAGATTATGCGCCTCTTTGAGGAACAATACGGTATTACCGTTATCGAAGGCAATGGTCCTACCGAGACGTCGCCGGTGGCCTACGCCAACCCCCTCCACGGGGTGCGCAAGCCTGGCTCGGTCGGGTTACCCCTGAAGGGCGTAAGGGTGAAGATTGTCGATGATAACGATCAGGAACTCCCGGTAGATACTGTGGGTGAGATTTGCGTCCAAGGTCCCAACGTGATGCAGGGGTATCTCAACCAGCCCGAGGCTACGGCCGAGGCCATGAAGGGAGGCTGGTTCCATACCGGCGACCTGGGTAAAATCGATGCCGATGGCTATGTCTATATCGTTGACCGCAAGAAGGACATGCTCATCATCGGCGGTCTCAATGTCTATCCCCGGGAGGTAGAGGAATGCCTGTACCAGCACCCGGCGGTGGCCGAGGCGGCGGTTATCGGTGTGCGGGATGCTTTGCGGGGTGAGATTCCCAAGGCATTTATCGTCCTGCGACCAGGACGGAAGGCCACACCGCGAGAGTTTATTACCTTTTGCCGGGAGCGCCTGGCCAACTACAAATGCCCTCGGCAGGTAGCCCTGGTGGAAAGCCTGCCCAAGACCGTTACGGGTAAGATTGACAAAAAGCAGCTCCGGGAAGCCAATAGCATGGGTCTGACCGGAGAATAA